The Microscilla marina ATCC 23134 genome contains a region encoding:
- a CDS encoding SpoIIE family protein phosphatase, with the protein MANILVLDKDPLFIHQINRLADSKAYDFTYVNTPRQLFDQLAKGMFPVLMLDLGILGAQAVQVVRQIKTNVHYKETDIILLTKNRESSSLADCLQAGACDFITKPTRNLVLHARIKSIVRSQVYQYEIEEKRRLLENKTQKLADVSQVLKQQTSDLQQVNRNILNSIEYASNIQAAVLPHPEEIKKSLPDSFIFFKPRDIVSGDFYWFREVGDKIVVAAIDCTGHGVPGAFLAILGDSVLSRIIHYHQILHADEILNEIHVNIQRTLRQNETTSYDGMDMALCVIDKTNKKIQFAGAHNPLVYVQDGELCQIKGDKVAVGGAQWDWEKGPRVFKKHEIDYANSQSLSLYMFSDGYQDQFGGKKIKKFQRKNFRNLLHSVHDQPAAEQKRVLDQTLTDWINEGNQEQVDDILVIGVKL; encoded by the coding sequence ATGGCCAATATTCTTGTTCTGGACAAAGACCCACTCTTCATTCACCAGATAAACCGCCTGGCAGATAGCAAAGCGTATGATTTTACCTATGTAAACACGCCTCGTCAGTTGTTTGACCAACTGGCAAAGGGTATGTTTCCTGTATTAATGCTTGACCTGGGCATATTAGGTGCTCAGGCAGTGCAAGTAGTAAGACAAATAAAAACAAACGTACATTACAAAGAAACGGACATCATACTACTGACTAAAAATCGTGAATCTTCGAGTTTAGCCGATTGTTTACAGGCAGGCGCCTGCGATTTTATCACCAAACCCACCCGCAACCTGGTGCTACATGCCCGTATCAAGTCTATTGTACGCTCGCAAGTATACCAATACGAAATAGAAGAAAAACGTCGTTTGCTTGAAAATAAAACCCAAAAATTGGCGGATGTGAGCCAGGTACTCAAACAACAAACCTCTGATTTGCAGCAAGTAAACCGAAATATTCTGAACAGCATCGAGTATGCCAGCAACATTCAGGCAGCGGTGTTGCCTCACCCTGAAGAAATTAAGAAGTCATTGCCCGACTCATTTATATTTTTTAAGCCTCGCGACATTGTAAGCGGAGATTTTTACTGGTTTAGAGAAGTAGGGGATAAGATCGTAGTAGCAGCCATTGACTGTACCGGACACGGGGTGCCAGGGGCTTTTTTGGCGATTCTGGGCGACTCTGTCTTGTCACGCATTATCCATTACCACCAGATTTTACACGCCGATGAAATTCTCAACGAAATTCATGTAAACATCCAGCGTACTTTGCGACAAAATGAAACCACCAGTTATGATGGAATGGACATGGCGCTGTGTGTAATAGATAAAACCAATAAAAAGATTCAGTTTGCCGGAGCCCACAATCCTTTGGTGTATGTACAAGATGGAGAGTTGTGCCAAATCAAAGGCGATAAGGTAGCAGTAGGGGGCGCTCAATGGGATTGGGAGAAAGGACCAAGGGTATTTAAAAAACATGAAATTGACTATGCTAACAGCCAAAGCCTGAGTCTTTACATGTTTTCGGATGGTTATCAAGACCAGTTTGGGGGCAAAAAAATTAAGAAATTTCAACGGAAAAACTTTCGTAATTTGTTACACTCGGTGCACGACCAACCAGCAGCGGAACAAAAACGGGTATTAGACCAGACCCTGACCGATTGGATTAACGAAGGAAACCAGGAACAAGTAGACGATATACTGGTGATTGGGGTAAAACTCTGA
- a CDS encoding cytochrome P450, with product MTFTTQEIPTYQGHWLFKSAFELQKNALLFFEEKRQTLGHTFYVAVPGSKVLMTADPELIKHVLQTNHRNYPKDQTYEQLAMLLGQGLITSKGELWKKQRRIAQPTFHKTNLENLFEAMTTVAQQYLEDLSQKKGQVVDIAREMMGVTAKIAMRSLFSADVEGDLKEIYRVISYAQEFVVKRVMNPLNIPLNYLDGSLRKFNRERDTMLGMVNRLIEDRRQDSKTYPDFLQMLMDARYEDTGEPMPVDLLRDELITIFSAGHETSANALSWTLYLLSQHPDIAQKATKEAQDVLKGGLPTFDDLKQLTYTRQVIEESMRMYPPAWGIGRYAIEPDQWQDHHISKNTIIACEIYGLHHHPDLWENPEVFDPERFAPAQVKERPRHYYLPFGAGPRMCIGNHFAMMEMQLLLPLLLSNFNFELVENQSIEMEPLITLRPKNGIQMWLS from the coding sequence ATGACATTTACCACCCAAGAAATACCCACCTATCAGGGACACTGGTTGTTTAAAAGTGCTTTTGAATTACAGAAAAATGCCTTACTTTTCTTTGAAGAAAAACGTCAAACCTTAGGCCATACGTTTTATGTGGCAGTGCCAGGCAGCAAGGTACTCATGACTGCCGATCCTGAACTAATCAAGCACGTATTACAGACCAATCATAGAAATTACCCCAAAGACCAAACTTACGAGCAACTGGCCATGCTACTGGGGCAAGGACTGATCACGAGCAAAGGTGAGCTTTGGAAAAAACAGCGACGCATTGCCCAACCTACTTTTCATAAAACAAATCTTGAGAACTTGTTTGAGGCAATGACTACCGTAGCTCAACAGTATTTAGAAGATTTAAGCCAAAAAAAGGGGCAGGTGGTAGACATTGCCAGGGAGATGATGGGAGTCACCGCAAAAATTGCGATGCGCTCATTGTTTAGTGCCGATGTAGAAGGCGACCTGAAAGAAATATACCGGGTGATCTCTTATGCACAAGAGTTTGTAGTAAAGCGAGTAATGAATCCTTTGAATATTCCTCTTAACTACCTCGACGGCAGCTTGCGTAAGTTTAACCGTGAACGAGATACTATGCTGGGCATGGTCAATCGGTTGATAGAAGATCGCCGTCAGGACAGCAAGACTTACCCTGACTTTTTGCAAATGCTGATGGATGCCCGCTATGAAGATACTGGTGAGCCTATGCCAGTTGATTTGCTCAGAGATGAATTGATTACTATTTTTTCGGCGGGGCACGAAACTTCTGCCAATGCCCTGTCCTGGACATTGTACTTGCTGAGTCAACACCCTGACATTGCCCAAAAAGCAACAAAAGAAGCCCAGGATGTATTAAAAGGAGGCTTGCCGACTTTTGACGATCTAAAACAACTTACGTATACTCGTCAGGTAATAGAAGAAAGCATGCGTATGTACCCTCCGGCCTGGGGCATAGGCAGGTATGCAATTGAGCCCGATCAATGGCAAGACCATCATATTTCGAAAAATACCATCATAGCTTGCGAAATTTATGGTTTGCATCACCACCCCGACTTGTGGGAAAACCCTGAAGTGTTTGATCCTGAAAGGTTTGCACCAGCACAAGTCAAAGAGCGCCCCCGACACTATTACTTACCCTTTGGAGCAGGCCCGCGTATGTGCATTGGCAACCACTTTGCCATGATGGAAATGCAGCTTTTGTTGCCTTTGTTGTTGAGCAATTTTAACTTCGAGTTGGTCGAAAACCAATCTATAGAAATGGAACCCTTGATTACTTTGCGTCCAAAAAATGGGATTCAAATGTGGCTTAGCTAG
- a CDS encoding DUF3109 family protein: protein MLVVENTYISDDVIENFFVCDLEKCKGACCVEGHLGAPLEEEELPKIEAVYEKVKPYLTPEAIKVIDKEGLYIKDHEGDYSTSTINDQECVFAYYDEKGFLKCGIETAYLNGEIDFIKPISCHLYPIRITKLDIEEALNYHRWQICSPACGHGKALGVPLYKFLKTPLVRRYGEDWYKKLEQQVAAREADK, encoded by the coding sequence ATGCTAGTTGTAGAAAATACTTATATAAGTGACGATGTCATTGAAAACTTTTTTGTTTGTGACTTAGAAAAATGTAAGGGGGCTTGTTGTGTAGAAGGTCACTTGGGTGCCCCGCTCGAAGAAGAAGAACTGCCCAAAATTGAGGCTGTGTACGAAAAAGTAAAGCCTTACCTTACCCCTGAAGCTATAAAGGTGATTGACAAAGAGGGGTTGTATATCAAAGACCATGAAGGGGATTACTCTACCTCTACTATCAACGACCAAGAGTGCGTTTTTGCTTATTACGATGAAAAGGGGTTTTTGAAGTGCGGCATAGAAACGGCTTACCTCAATGGTGAAATAGACTTTATCAAACCCATCTCCTGCCATCTTTACCCTATTCGCATTACCAAGCTCGATATAGAAGAGGCGTTGAACTACCATCGTTGGCAAATTTGCTCGCCTGCCTGCGGACACGGAAAGGCTTTGGGAGTGCCTTTGTACAAGTTTTTGAAAACGCCTTTGGTGCGTCGCTATGGCGAAGATTGGTACAAAAAATTAGAGCAACAAGTGGCTGCCAGGGAAGCAGACAAGTAA
- the lepB gene encoding signal peptidase I: MSVPPISNPDKDLDIVPQEKQKKKRSGFSTWVRTFFIALLLAIVVKVFFLEAFVIPSNSMEGTLKTGDFIFVNKLHYGPRTPQTWLQIPLTHQSMHIPGLGTRKTYLDAAKLPTTRLPGYSSIKRGDVVVFNHPPSNHPVSQKTHYVKRCVALAGDTVKIVDMQLIVNGQKQGTGNKVLYQFNFGTQSKGGNEVLDKQGISYEEVNGGGYRFWATQSQANDLSQNKKFSANGDKPLLIRANKEVRNPHIFPQDEAFDWNEDFFGPLIIPKKGTVMPMISRNVILYKDLIQRFEGLKKGRVEIYKNQLLIDGKVQERYTFKNNYYFMLGDSRHNSLDSRYWGLVPENHIVGKVAFTLFSLRPNVPWLSTTNWLPRGVGKYKIYPNFSKFRKKRWFKAVK; this comes from the coding sequence ATGAGCGTACCACCAATTTCAAATCCGGACAAGGATTTAGACATTGTTCCCCAAGAAAAACAAAAGAAAAAACGTTCGGGTTTTAGCACCTGGGTAAGAACCTTTTTTATCGCTTTGTTACTTGCCATCGTGGTCAAAGTGTTTTTTCTGGAAGCATTCGTCATTCCTTCCAATTCTATGGAAGGCACGCTCAAAACGGGAGACTTCATTTTTGTAAACAAGCTACACTATGGTCCCCGTACCCCCCAAACCTGGCTTCAAATACCGCTTACCCACCAAAGCATGCACATTCCTGGGTTGGGCACCCGCAAAACTTACCTCGATGCGGCCAAGCTGCCTACTACCCGTTTGCCCGGCTACAGTAGCATCAAGCGAGGCGACGTGGTAGTGTTTAATCATCCGCCAAGCAACCACCCTGTCTCCCAAAAAACCCACTATGTAAAACGTTGTGTGGCGTTGGCAGGCGATACAGTAAAAATAGTAGATATGCAGCTGATAGTCAATGGGCAAAAGCAAGGCACTGGTAACAAGGTCTTGTATCAATTTAATTTTGGCACCCAAAGCAAAGGGGGCAACGAGGTGTTGGATAAACAAGGCATCAGTTATGAAGAAGTCAATGGCGGAGGCTATCGCTTTTGGGCAACCCAATCACAAGCCAATGACTTAAGTCAAAACAAGAAGTTTTCGGCCAATGGTGACAAACCTTTGCTCATAAGAGCCAATAAAGAAGTTCGCAATCCACATATTTTCCCTCAAGACGAGGCTTTTGACTGGAACGAGGACTTTTTTGGTCCTTTGATTATTCCCAAAAAGGGGACAGTGATGCCTATGATTTCCCGCAATGTAATTTTGTACAAAGATTTGATTCAACGCTTTGAAGGTTTGAAAAAAGGACGGGTAGAAATCTACAAAAACCAATTGCTGATTGATGGCAAGGTGCAAGAACGTTACACTTTCAAAAACAATTACTATTTTATGTTGGGCGACAGCCGCCACAACTCGCTCGATTCACGCTATTGGGGGCTGGTGCCCGAAAACCATATTGTGGGCAAGGTAGCCTTTACTTTGTTTTCGCTCAGACCCAATGTACCCTGGTTGAGCACTACCAATTGGCTGCCACGTGGCGTGGGCAAATACAAAATCTATCCGAACTTTAGTAAATTTCGCAAAAAACGCTGGTTTAAGGCTGTGAAATGA
- the dapB gene encoding 4-hydroxy-tetrahydrodipicolinate reductase yields the protein MRIVLIGYGKMGKVIEKIALHRGHEVVERIDVSNGHRLGELTRNDADVAIEFTQPESAYINTKTCIEQGIPVVSGTTGWLEKKQEVEALCRAKGGAFFYASNYSVGVNLFFQLNKYLARMMKPYTDYKVNVEEIHHTEKKDAPSGTAITLAEGLLDTFTEKTNWVNEASNQPHELPIVSLREHDVKGTHTIQYTSNIDDIEIKHTAHTREGFASGTVMAAEWVHTKKGVFGMADMLNLEK from the coding sequence ATGCGAATTGTTTTAATTGGCTACGGTAAAATGGGCAAGGTCATAGAAAAAATTGCCCTTCACCGAGGCCACGAAGTGGTAGAGCGAATAGATGTAAGCAATGGGCACCGCCTTGGGGAGCTTACCCGCAACGACGCTGACGTGGCTATAGAGTTTACCCAGCCTGAGTCGGCGTATATCAACACTAAAACTTGTATAGAACAGGGCATTCCGGTGGTATCGGGCACTACAGGTTGGTTAGAGAAAAAACAAGAGGTAGAAGCACTTTGCAGGGCAAAAGGAGGGGCATTTTTTTATGCCTCTAACTACAGCGTGGGAGTCAATTTGTTTTTTCAACTAAATAAATACCTGGCGCGCATGATGAAACCCTACACAGACTACAAGGTAAACGTAGAGGAGATTCATCATACCGAAAAGAAAGACGCGCCTAGTGGCACCGCCATTACCCTTGCCGAGGGCTTGCTCGATACTTTTACCGAAAAAACCAACTGGGTAAACGAAGCGAGCAATCAACCCCATGAACTGCCTATAGTATCGCTGCGTGAGCACGACGTAAAAGGAACCCACACCATTCAATACACATCTAATATTGACGATATAGAAATTAAACACACGGCACACACCAGAGAGGGTTTTGCCAGTGGGACAGTAATGGCTGCCGAATGGGTACACACCAAAAAAGGGGTATTTGGCATGGCTGATATGCTAAACCTGGAAAAATAA